In Microbacterium binotii, one DNA window encodes the following:
- a CDS encoding DUF445 domain-containing protein, translating into MPRTPTALLSDADRERLRGLRLMKGIALGALIVLAVVFVIAFALQSRYPWLSYVRAAAEGGMVGALADWFAVTALFRRPLGLPIPHTAIIPTRKDEIGRTLGEFVETNFLAAPVIRGKLESFSLSARLGAWLSQPANAERVASEGATIATNVIEALSDDDVQQLLGDLAREHLVLPDWGPPLGGWLERMVDSGAHHGAVDLAADSMASWLRANRSAFTGLISRRLPSWVPSMVHTMIDEAAYHEAVKFVAAVRADPDHPARHAVDGYLARLADNLQHDAATIGRFEDAKTTVFDSPRVRELAGEAWRTAKNGLTRGLSDPQSGLRRRLVETLTDIGRRLERDEALRARVDGWVTDAAVFVIERYRHDIASVITDTVERWDPEETTEKIELMVGRDLQYIRLNGTIVGSLAGLTIFAIAHAVFGA; encoded by the coding sequence ATGCCCCGCACACCGACAGCACTGCTGAGCGACGCCGACCGGGAGCGGTTGCGCGGGCTGCGGCTCATGAAGGGCATCGCGCTCGGAGCCCTCATCGTGCTCGCGGTCGTCTTCGTCATCGCCTTCGCGCTGCAGAGCCGCTATCCGTGGCTCTCCTATGTGCGCGCCGCGGCGGAGGGCGGCATGGTCGGAGCGCTCGCGGATTGGTTCGCGGTGACGGCGCTGTTCCGGCGGCCGCTCGGCCTTCCCATCCCGCACACGGCGATCATCCCGACCCGCAAGGACGAGATCGGACGCACGCTGGGCGAGTTCGTCGAGACCAACTTCCTCGCCGCTCCTGTCATCCGCGGCAAGCTCGAGTCCTTCTCACTCTCGGCGCGTCTCGGCGCCTGGCTGTCGCAGCCCGCGAACGCCGAGCGCGTCGCGTCCGAGGGCGCGACGATCGCCACGAACGTCATCGAGGCGCTCAGTGACGACGACGTACAGCAGTTGCTCGGCGACCTCGCCCGCGAGCACTTGGTGCTTCCCGACTGGGGACCGCCGCTCGGCGGGTGGCTCGAGCGCATGGTCGACTCCGGTGCGCACCACGGCGCGGTCGACCTCGCCGCGGACAGCATGGCCTCGTGGCTGCGAGCGAACCGCTCGGCATTCACGGGCCTGATCTCCCGGCGCCTGCCCTCGTGGGTGCCGTCGATGGTGCACACGATGATCGATGAGGCCGCATACCACGAGGCCGTCAAGTTCGTCGCCGCGGTGCGTGCCGATCCCGATCACCCGGCACGGCACGCAGTGGACGGCTACCTCGCGCGTCTGGCGGACAACCTGCAGCACGATGCCGCGACGATCGGACGATTCGAAGACGCGAAGACGACAGTGTTCGATTCGCCTCGGGTCCGAGAGCTGGCCGGCGAGGCGTGGCGCACAGCCAAGAACGGTCTCACGCGCGGCCTCAGCGACCCGCAGAGCGGGCTGCGCCGGCGCCTGGTCGAGACCCTGACGGACATCGGCCGCCGTCTCGAACGGGATGAGGCCCTGCGCGCCCGCGTCGACGGCTGGGTGACGGATGCAGCGGTGTTCGTCATCGAGCGATACCGGCACGACATCGCCTCCGTCATCACCGACACCGTGGAACGCTGGGACCCCGAAGAGACCACCGAGAAGATCGAACTCATGGTCGGCCGCGATCTGCAGTACATTCGCCTCAACGGCACGA
- a CDS encoding aldo/keto reductase encodes MSAVGRVLLGDGLEVSALGYGGMSLSDVYGPVDDATALATLTHAVDAGLTFVDTANIYGAGRSERTIARLLASRRDEITLATKFGISGGAIGSRGIRGDAAYVREQIDQSLSRLGTDHVDLYYQHRVDPHVPIEETVGAMSELVSAGKVLHIGLSEATADEIRRAHAVHPIAAVQTEWSVVSRDVEKSVVPTAAELGIGFVPYSPLSRAWLTDAFSPADIGPGDGRPRFPRFSAENLAANADLRAGYLALARQRGLTGAQLALGWLFTRAAQFGVAAAPIPGSRFTRHVDEWLPASGLVLDAETMSAVEPFAAAISGNRSFDVGWTSQREDLAS; translated from the coding sequence GTGAGCGCCGTGGGTCGGGTCCTTCTCGGCGACGGCCTCGAGGTCAGCGCACTCGGCTACGGCGGGATGAGCCTCAGCGACGTGTACGGGCCGGTCGACGACGCGACCGCGCTCGCGACGCTGACGCACGCGGTGGATGCGGGACTCACGTTCGTCGACACGGCCAACATCTACGGCGCGGGCCGCAGCGAGCGCACGATCGCACGGCTGCTCGCCAGCCGACGCGACGAGATCACCCTGGCGACGAAGTTCGGGATCTCGGGCGGTGCGATCGGCTCACGCGGCATCCGTGGCGACGCCGCCTACGTGCGCGAGCAGATCGATCAGAGCCTCTCCCGACTCGGTACCGACCACGTCGACCTCTACTACCAGCATCGTGTCGATCCGCACGTTCCCATCGAGGAGACGGTCGGCGCGATGTCCGAGCTCGTGAGCGCGGGGAAGGTGCTCCACATCGGGCTGTCGGAGGCCACCGCGGACGAGATCCGCCGTGCTCACGCCGTGCATCCGATCGCTGCCGTCCAGACCGAGTGGAGTGTCGTCAGCCGCGACGTGGAGAAGTCCGTCGTTCCGACGGCGGCCGAGCTCGGGATCGGCTTCGTGCCGTACTCGCCGCTGAGCCGTGCCTGGCTGACCGACGCCTTCTCCCCCGCCGACATCGGGCCCGGTGACGGTCGGCCGCGGTTCCCGAGGTTCTCCGCCGAGAACCTCGCCGCCAACGCGGACCTCCGCGCCGGCTATCTCGCTCTGGCGCGCCAGCGCGGCCTGACGGGTGCGCAACTCGCGCTCGGCTGGTTGTTCACGCGCGCCGCGCAGTTCGGAGTGGCCGCAGCGCCCATCCCCGGCTCGCGCTTCACGCGACACGTGGACGAGTGGCTCCCCGCATCCGGACTCGTCCTGGACGCGGAGACCATGTCGGCCGTGGAGCCGTTCGCGGCGGCGATCAGCGGCAACCGCAGCTTCGACGTCGGGTGGACGAGTCAGCGCGAGGATCTGGCGAGCTGA
- a CDS encoding metal-sensitive transcriptional regulator has protein sequence MIDDIKKRALHRTSILEGQLRGVTKMIESEEYCMDIITQSRAIQRSLESLNRLLLENHLRTHVAHMFEEGGEDRERAVEELLRAFDFAGK, from the coding sequence GTGATCGACGACATCAAGAAGCGCGCCCTGCATCGTACGAGCATCCTGGAGGGACAACTACGCGGGGTGACCAAGATGATCGAGTCCGAGGAGTACTGCATGGACATCATCACGCAGTCACGGGCCATCCAGCGCTCACTGGAATCGTTGAATCGTCTGCTGCTCGAGAATCACCTGCGCACCCACGTGGCGCACATGTTCGAAGAGGGCGGCGAGGACCGGGAGCGCGCCGTCGAGGAGCTGCTGCGCGCGTTCGATTTCGCGGGGAAGTGA